In Ruminococcaceae bacterium R-25, one genomic interval encodes:
- a CDS encoding dihydropteroate synthase: MIKASDGRFTGIFKCGNRTLEFGKKTLIMGILNLTPDSFSDGGRYTDVDAAVDQCAKMISEGADCIDIGAESTGPRAVPISVEEELERLMPSLTAIRNRFDIPLSVDTYKSETAAQAISTGADIINDVNGFLADPDMAKVVADSGAGAILMFNCRTRGDDFPAFEPISRRCVRELTESIEIAKKAGMSDNMIMTDPGIGFGTTRAQDAELTCSLLSLGMQGKHPVLYAASRKRYARIFAGGDQATEAQLDYATAGLSFTAASVGASIVRVHNVAASRLALNTFDESFYAFANI; the protein is encoded by the coding sequence ATGATCAAAGCAAGCGACGGAAGATTTACAGGAATATTTAAGTGCGGAAACAGAACTCTCGAGTTCGGCAAAAAGACGCTCATAATGGGCATCTTAAACCTTACTCCCGATTCTTTTTCCGACGGCGGAAGATATACGGACGTTGACGCAGCTGTAGACCAGTGCGCGAAGATGATCAGCGAAGGTGCTGACTGCATCGACATAGGTGCCGAATCAACAGGCCCCAGAGCAGTTCCGATCTCAGTCGAAGAAGAACTCGAAAGACTCATGCCTTCTCTTACTGCGATCAGGAACAGGTTCGATATTCCGCTCTCGGTCGACACATATAAATCAGAGACTGCAGCGCAGGCGATTTCCACAGGCGCCGACATAATCAACGACGTTAACGGGTTCCTCGCAGATCCTGACATGGCTAAGGTCGTGGCTGACAGCGGCGCAGGCGCAATATTGATGTTCAACTGCAGGACCAGGGGAGATGACTTCCCGGCATTTGAACCTATAAGCAGACGCTGCGTAAGAGAACTTACTGAGAGTATTGAGATCGCTAAGAAAGCAGGTATGTCTGATAATATGATCATGACTGATCCAGGCATCGGTTTCGGTACTACAAGAGCGCAGGATGCCGAGCTCACATGTTCGCTTTTATCACTCGGCATGCAGGGTAAGCACCCTGTCCTTTATGCGGCTTCAAGAAAGCGTTATGCAAGGATCTTTGCAGGCGGTGACCAGGCAACTGAAGCGCAGCTCGACTATGCGACAGCAGGTCTTTCATTTACCGCTGCATCAGTTGGCGCTTCGATCGTAAGAGTTCATAACGTGGCTGCTTCGAGACTGGCTCTGAATACCTTTGACGAGTCATTTTACGCATTCGCAAATATCTGA
- a CDS encoding D-alanyl-D-alanine carboxypeptidase-like protein codes for MSERRKRRETIITAFLIAGMCIVVAGTIIFVAKFNKNGDEAEETGVTSGITLTFAEESIDSTTTTTTESSTATTTTTATTGSETTKPTDGSTSESTSGTTESAAETTKEAATPTPSESSAETSETTEETDLEELSFAFSSEPDTLTSIKDLKAGTIVSKEEIDMKNLSQYFTSVKIEEGDSIYQRINGKSYQKNNDIKLSDLRYLKMLHVNFKGEYQVGEMIVNKSISDEVLGIFKSLFQDGYQIYSMYLIDNFWEKNAGTADWNSIEANNTSCFCYRAATGGSKLSKHALGRAIDINPQQNPYVTFKDGKAQYSHKNAADYATNRSSKKAHVITTSDKAYKAFTKKGWTWGGSWSSPKDYQHFQK; via the coding sequence GTGTCTGAGAGAAGAAAGCGCAGAGAAACCATCATTACGGCATTCCTTATTGCGGGAATGTGCATTGTGGTAGCAGGCACCATCATATTTGTTGCCAAGTTTAATAAGAATGGTGATGAGGCTGAGGAGACAGGCGTTACTTCAGGAATAACCCTTACCTTTGCAGAGGAATCGATCGATTCAACAACAACTACTACTACCGAATCTTCTACCGCCACAACAACGACAACCGCAACGACCGGCAGTGAAACAACCAAACCCACAGACGGCTCAACATCTGAATCCACATCAGGAACAACAGAATCCGCAGCTGAAACCACTAAGGAAGCTGCGACACCCACGCCTTCGGAATCTTCGGCTGAGACATCTGAAACAACTGAAGAGACTGATCTTGAGGAATTAAGCTTTGCATTTTCGTCTGAGCCTGACACGCTTACGAGCATTAAGGATCTGAAAGCAGGAACGATCGTAAGCAAAGAAGAGATCGATATGAAAAACCTTTCGCAGTATTTCACTTCGGTTAAGATCGAAGAGGGCGACAGCATTTATCAGAGGATCAACGGAAAGTCATATCAGAAGAACAATGACATCAAGCTCAGCGACCTGAGGTATCTCAAGATGCTTCATGTGAATTTCAAAGGCGAATATCAGGTCGGCGAAATGATAGTAAATAAAAGCATTTCAGATGAAGTTTTAGGCATCTTCAAGTCGCTTTTCCAAGACGGATACCAGATCTATTCTATGTATCTGATCGATAATTTCTGGGAAAAGAATGCCGGTACTGCTGACTGGAATTCCATTGAAGCAAATAACACTTCATGTTTCTGCTACCGCGCTGCAACAGGCGGGAGCAAGCTCTCAAAGCACGCTCTGGGAAGGGCAATAGACATCAATCCACAGCAGAATCCTTATGTTACTTTTAAAGACGGCAAGGCCCAGTATTCACATAAGAATGCGGCTGATTACGCAACCAACAGATCCTCTAAGAAAGCTCATGTTATTACTACCAGTGATAAAGCCTATAAAGCCTTTACCAAAAAGGGCTGGACATGGGGCGGAAGCTGGTCGAGCCCGAAAGATTATCAGCATTTTCAGAAATAA
- a CDS encoding dihydroneopterin aldolase/2-amino-4-hydroxy-6-hydroxymethyldihydropteridine diphosphokinase, whose translation MDKITLSKMGFEGHTGCFDFEKKDGQKFIVSLDLFVDRIKGCYTDELSDTVDYSKVYEITKEIVTSDSGNLIECLAQKIADGVLKSDSRIEKVIVTVSKPEAPVKGIFETMEVTIGRAKKEFVILSLGSNMGDRESNILAAEEALKALPGIEGFTEASIYETEPVGLEDQPYFLNTCVGFYTDIDPFDLLDRIHVIENDLLRRREVHWGPRTIDIDIIFYGDKVIMKPELTVPHPRWYLRSFVTVPLREIKDVGQYHPDDKEVSLYRKRG comes from the coding sequence TTGGATAAGATAACGCTCTCGAAAATGGGTTTTGAAGGACATACCGGTTGTTTCGACTTCGAAAAGAAGGACGGCCAGAAGTTCATCGTATCCTTGGATCTTTTCGTAGACAGGATAAAGGGCTGCTATACAGACGAGCTTTCCGATACTGTTGACTATTCAAAGGTCTACGAGATCACAAAAGAGATCGTCACATCTGATTCCGGCAACCTGATCGAGTGCCTCGCACAGAAGATCGCAGACGGAGTCCTTAAATCAGACAGCCGTATCGAAAAGGTTATCGTTACGGTATCAAAGCCCGAAGCTCCTGTTAAGGGGATTTTCGAGACCATGGAAGTTACGATCGGGAGAGCTAAAAAGGAGTTCGTGATCCTTTCTCTGGGCAGCAACATGGGCGACCGTGAATCAAACATTCTGGCAGCAGAAGAAGCCTTAAAGGCACTTCCCGGGATTGAGGGCTTTACGGAAGCTTCTATCTATGAGACAGAACCTGTAGGACTTGAAGACCAGCCGTATTTCCTTAATACATGCGTCGGGTTCTATACGGATATCGATCCTTTCGATTTGTTAGACAGAATTCATGTAATCGAGAATGATCTTCTCAGAAGAAGGGAAGTCCACTGGGGCCCCAGAACGATCGACATAGACATCATCTTCTACGGGGACAAGGTGATAATGAAGCCTGAACTTACGGTTCCCCATCCCAGATGGTATCTCAGGTCATTTGTTACCGTACCTTTGAGGGAGATCAAGGATGTAGGACAATATCACCCTGACGATAAAGAAGTGTCCCTTTATCGGAAGCGCGGATAA
- a CDS encoding dTMP kinase, whose product MMKGIFITFEGIDGCGKSTQCEMLKDYLKDNGKDFIFVREPGGTVIGERIREILLDKKNTQMTARTELLLFEAARAQITDEVIKPALEEGKIVLCDRFFDSSSAYQGMARGMGMDFVAGLNMAATGGLKPDITFFFDISAEEALERRGKRGEASDRIELAGLKFQEDVRQGYIELAKTSGGRIITIDATKGIEEIFEVVKDSLKGKI is encoded by the coding sequence ATGATGAAGGGTATATTTATTACTTTTGAAGGCATTGACGGGTGCGGTAAGAGCACGCAATGCGAGATGCTTAAGGATTACCTTAAGGATAACGGCAAGGACTTCATTTTCGTAAGGGAACCCGGCGGAACCGTGATCGGCGAGCGTATAAGGGAGATCCTTTTGGACAAGAAGAATACTCAGATGACCGCAAGGACTGAGCTCCTTCTTTTCGAGGCAGCAAGAGCCCAGATCACTGATGAGGTAATCAAGCCGGCATTGGAAGAGGGCAAGATAGTCCTCTGTGACAGATTTTTCGATTCGTCTTCCGCATACCAGGGAATGGCAAGAGGAATGGGAATGGACTTCGTAGCAGGTCTTAACATGGCTGCCACAGGAGGCCTTAAGCCTGATATCACCTTCTTTTTCGATATCAGCGCCGAAGAAGCACTGGAGAGAAGAGGCAAGCGCGGCGAAGCATCCGACAGGATCGAACTCGCAGGACTTAAGTTCCAAGAAGACGTAAGACAGGGATATATAGAACTCGCAAAAACATCCGGAGGACGCATCATTACGATAGATGCGACCAAAGGGATCGAAGAGATTTTCGAAGTAGTAAAGGATTCGCTCAAAGGTAAGATCTGA
- a CDS encoding AraC-like DNA-binding protein — MANKLLSAIEDDVFLSEGSVPIVIEGLEHSYDKEDFLPDESMHNSHELLCLREGKIDAVIGGETITLTKGSVVVIRPLVRHKLMIKSEKADMLNLYFGFVHDTSDLKLTKESGNSAKGKETKNNSAGPSVSIPGSLAKITLESFLKFADLGITEDNEMVRLPFFVIKGSEKKEINELAERIVAENKENRYAKDLMVHTLTVELMIVLSRALRSEWEESLSVKNGKAKELVAIAKQYMDENFDQGITVSEAASYVFLSQGYFTRAFRDELGISPMNYLMKKRIEKACKLLQNNEIKVSAISLQSGFSSPQRFNVAFRKQMGMTPMDYRKKYL, encoded by the coding sequence ATGGCAAACAAGCTTTTATCTGCTATTGAAGACGACGTTTTCTTATCAGAAGGATCGGTACCGATAGTTATCGAAGGCCTTGAACATTCCTACGACAAGGAAGACTTTTTGCCTGACGAGAGTATGCATAACTCTCACGAGCTCCTTTGTCTCCGCGAAGGCAAGATCGATGCCGTTATCGGCGGCGAGACGATCACGCTCACGAAGGGTTCTGTGGTTGTTATAAGACCTCTTGTAAGACACAAGCTCATGATCAAGAGCGAAAAGGCCGATATGCTCAATCTCTATTTCGGTTTTGTTCACGATACGTCAGATTTGAAGCTCACTAAGGAATCAGGAAACTCTGCTAAAGGCAAAGAAACAAAGAACAACAGTGCAGGCCCCAGCGTTTCTATTCCGGGTTCTCTTGCAAAGATTACTCTTGAGAGCTTCCTTAAGTTCGCAGATTTAGGTATCACAGAAGATAACGAGATGGTCAGACTTCCTTTCTTTGTCATCAAAGGAAGCGAAAAGAAAGAGATTAACGAGCTTGCAGAGCGCATCGTTGCAGAGAATAAGGAAAACCGCTATGCAAAAGACCTCATGGTCCATACCCTTACGGTAGAACTCATGATCGTCCTTTCGAGAGCATTAAGAAGCGAATGGGAAGAGAGCTTGAGCGTTAAGAACGGCAAGGCAAAAGAACTTGTTGCTATCGCCAAGCAGTATATGGATGAGAATTTCGATCAGGGAATCACGGTTTCAGAAGCTGCATCTTACGTATTCTTGAGCCAGGGTTATTTCACCAGGGCATTCAGGGATGAACTCGGCATCAGCCCTATGAACTATCTCATGAAAAAGAGGATCGAAAAGGCTTGCAAGCTCCTGCAGAACAATGAGATCAAGGTATCTGCGATCTCTTTGCAGTCGGGCTTCTCATCACCGCAGAGATTTAATGTCGCTTTCAGAAAGCAGATGGGTATGACTCCTATGGATTACAGGAAAAAGTACCTTTGA
- a CDS encoding GTP cyclohydrolase I produces MYDYANDNSIPEESRKNMDLPKIENAVREILEAIGEDPNREGIQETPQRVARMYAEVFAGLHRDINKDIKVFHGEGNDEMILIGDIPFYSMCEHHLLPFHGKAHVVYIPRDGKIFGLSKVARIVDTLSRKPQLQEKLTSEIADAIEQAVDARSVCVVLEAEHLCMTMRGIRKPGSKTVTSAMRGGCRTDLRTRNEALALINRQRSGI; encoded by the coding sequence ATGTACGATTACGCTAATGACAATTCAATTCCTGAGGAAAGCCGCAAGAACATGGATCTCCCCAAGATCGAGAATGCCGTAAGGGAAATTCTTGAAGCGATCGGCGAAGATCCCAACAGGGAAGGCATTCAGGAGACTCCTCAAAGAGTTGCGAGAATGTATGCGGAAGTTTTCGCAGGCCTTCACAGGGACATCAATAAAGATATCAAGGTCTTCCACGGCGAAGGCAACGACGAGATGATCCTTATTGGCGATATCCCGTTCTATTCAATGTGCGAGCATCACCTTCTTCCGTTTCACGGAAAAGCTCATGTGGTCTATATCCCCAGAGACGGCAAGATCTTCGGCCTTTCAAAGGTTGCGAGGATCGTTGATACATTATCAAGAAAACCCCAGCTCCAGGAAAAGCTCACATCTGAGATCGCAGATGCTATCGAGCAGGCAGTTGACGCGAGATCAGTCTGCGTTGTATTGGAAGCTGAGCACCTCTGTATGACCATGAGAGGCATAAGAAAGCCGGGTTCAAAGACAGTCACTTCAGCTATGAGAGGCGGCTGCAGGACCGACTTGAGAACAAGAAACGAAGCCTTAGCGCTCATCAACAGACAACGTTCGGGAATCTAA
- a CDS encoding DeoR family transcriptional regulator: MNNPDRRKQILDILEAEGEINTTVLSTRLGVTGATIRTDIRALEREGAIVRFHGGIKLPHKMSSYSGENYMVRAVTHVDLKNAIGQKAASLVANGNTIFMDASSTTFHMIPYLKKAKDVTVITNGIHTAMELQRNSNFKSIIILGGMLRPHSGAIEGLSSKEMIGRLSAEFYFVSGNGFSADAGLSGDNFFELELKRLCADRAKKIVALIDSTKLGADSASSFIPADRIDYLVTDSGASPESVALCRAKGIEVLIAEV, translated from the coding sequence ATGAATAATCCTGACAGAAGAAAACAGATTTTGGACATTCTTGAAGCAGAGGGCGAGATCAATACGACCGTTCTCTCAACAAGACTCGGCGTTACCGGAGCGACAATAAGGACTGATATCAGAGCCCTTGAGAGAGAAGGCGCGATCGTCAGATTTCACGGCGGAATCAAGCTCCCACACAAGATGTCTTCTTACAGCGGCGAGAACTACATGGTAAGGGCCGTTACCCACGTTGATCTGAAAAATGCTATCGGTCAGAAGGCTGCGAGCCTTGTTGCAAATGGAAATACCATTTTTATGGATGCGAGCTCAACGACCTTTCATATGATTCCTTACCTCAAGAAGGCAAAGGACGTTACCGTCATTACAAACGGAATCCATACGGCCATGGAGCTTCAGAGAAATTCCAACTTCAAGTCGATCATTATCCTGGGCGGCATGTTAAGGCCCCATTCAGGTGCGATCGAAGGTCTTTCGTCCAAAGAAATGATAGGCAGACTTTCAGCTGAGTTTTATTTCGTTTCCGGAAACGGCTTTTCTGCTGATGCCGGACTTTCAGGTGATAATTTTTTCGAACTCGAGCTTAAGAGGTTATGCGCTGACAGGGCGAAAAAGATAGTCGCGCTGATCGATTCAACCAAGCTCGGTGCCGATTCGGCTTCTTCATTCATACCTGCTGACAGGATCGATTACCTCGTTACCGACTCCGGAGCTTCGCCTGAGAGCGTCGCTTTGTGCCGTGCAAAGGGAATTGAAGTCCTCATAGCTGAAGTCTGA
- a CDS encoding 4Fe-4S dicluster protein: protein MAYVISDACVSCGTCADGCPVGAISQGDTQYNIDADVCVSCGACEASCPTGAITEG, encoded by the coding sequence ATGGCATATGTAATTTCTGACGCTTGCGTTTCTTGCGGTACTTGCGCTGATGGCTGCCCCGTTGGAGCTATCTCTCAGGGCGATACACAGTACAACATCGACGCTGATGTTTGCGTATCCTGCGGTGCTTGCGAAGCTTCCTGCCCTACAGGCGCTATCACTGAAGGCTAA
- a CDS encoding cell fate regulator YaaT (PSP1 superfamily), which produces MKIVNLRTRDAGVTLRFACDGYALALGDAVMIDLETGEEIAFVAQEPYVEDTAEEIPSIKRIASEKELEKYYDICSKEKEAFFKCKELIAARSIEMNLVDCEYTFDMKKLTFYFTADGRVDFRELVKDLAYTFRTRIELRQIGSRDQAKLVGGIGMCGRELCCCSFLNKFAPVNLKLARSQGLSLNPGKLNGACGRLMCCLQFEKEAYDDAHRRLPEPGARVRTPHGMGQVTDVNYIEETLSVKFVSEAETEIEKFSWADLEDLNGDMVKRNANKSDFNDYPDMNGSYSDMEGDEV; this is translated from the coding sequence ATGAAGATCGTTAACTTAAGAACAAGAGATGCCGGCGTAACCTTGAGATTCGCCTGCGACGGATATGCGCTCGCTTTGGGCGATGCCGTCATGATCGACCTCGAGACAGGCGAAGAGATCGCCTTTGTTGCCCAGGAGCCTTACGTAGAGGACACCGCAGAGGAGATTCCTTCAATCAAGCGTATCGCGAGCGAAAAGGAACTGGAGAAGTATTACGATATCTGCTCCAAGGAAAAAGAAGCTTTCTTCAAATGCAAGGAACTCATTGCCGCACGTTCGATCGAGATGAACCTTGTCGACTGTGAATATACTTTCGACATGAAAAAACTGACATTCTATTTCACCGCTGACGGCAGAGTCGACTTCAGAGAACTCGTAAAAGATCTCGCATATACGTTCCGTACGAGGATCGAGCTCCGCCAGATCGGTTCCAGAGACCAGGCAAAGCTCGTAGGCGGCATCGGCATGTGCGGAAGAGAGCTCTGCTGCTGCTCTTTCCTCAATAAATTCGCTCCCGTAAACCTTAAGCTTGCAAGATCCCAGGGCTTATCCCTCAATCCCGGCAAGCTCAACGGTGCCTGCGGCAGACTCATGTGCTGCCTCCAGTTCGAAAAGGAAGCTTACGACGATGCCCACAGAAGACTCCCTGAGCCCGGTGCAAGAGTAAGGACTCCTCATGGTATGGGCCAGGTTACGGACGTTAACTACATCGAAGAGACGCTTAGCGTTAAGTTCGTATCTGAGGCTGAGACAGAGATCGAGAAGTTCTCATGGGCTGATCTTGAGGATCTTAACGGCGATATGGTCAAGCGCAACGCAAATAAGAGCGATTTCAACGATTATCCGGACATGAACGGCTCTTACAGCGATATGGAAGGTGACGAAGTCTGA
- a CDS encoding DNA polymerase-3 subunit delta': protein MSFTGITGQKQIKLRLAAEAQRRGSGAYMLSGPAGMGKRLIAEEFAKALMCSDAGPDGACGVCTNCKYFDNFTTPDITRVYEPAETKNVKVDFIKDNVVAESYLKPQFARTKTFIIDFDYLGVESQNALLKSLEEPKKDVVFILTSSNTDAVLDTVMSRVTEIKLEPYSEDELEQIVKANCPDLDDSKVKAAVYNSGRIPGKAISLAMEDSGVSIRHEINSIMIAMPTSSYIDVLEDYVEVLTGFKDDAKIIASSFLLFLDDAARLINYPDCRKINNEVDREAIENFVADNKHITTLKLGRCTEAVNTFLRALEVNSNFDSSASAMLLRIHEELKK, encoded by the coding sequence ATGTCATTTACCGGGATTACAGGACAGAAGCAGATAAAGCTCAGATTAGCTGCCGAAGCTCAGAGAAGAGGCAGCGGAGCCTACATGCTCTCAGGACCTGCCGGAATGGGCAAAAGACTTATTGCAGAAGAGTTCGCAAAGGCTCTTATGTGCTCGGATGCAGGCCCTGACGGAGCCTGCGGTGTCTGCACCAACTGCAAGTATTTCGATAACTTCACTACACCTGATATCACCAGAGTTTATGAACCTGCTGAGACCAAGAATGTTAAGGTCGATTTCATTAAGGACAACGTCGTTGCGGAATCTTATCTGAAGCCGCAGTTCGCGAGGACAAAGACTTTCATCATCGATTTTGATTACCTTGGAGTAGAGAGTCAGAATGCGCTTTTGAAGTCTCTGGAAGAGCCTAAGAAAGATGTCGTGTTCATCTTAACCAGTTCCAATACGGACGCGGTCTTAGATACAGTTATGTCCAGAGTAACTGAGATCAAGTTAGAGCCTTATTCTGAGGATGAACTCGAACAGATAGTAAAGGCCAATTGCCCTGATCTGGATGATTCCAAGGTCAAGGCGGCAGTATACAACAGCGGAAGGATCCCCGGTAAGGCAATAAGCCTTGCGATGGAAGATTCCGGAGTGAGCATCAGACATGAGATCAACAGCATCATGATCGCAATGCCCACGAGTTCATATATCGATGTGCTCGAAGATTATGTTGAAGTCCTTACGGGCTTTAAGGACGATGCGAAGATAATCGCGTCTTCGTTCCTGTTATTTCTTGATGATGCTGCAAGACTTATCAATTATCCGGACTGCCGGAAGATCAACAACGAAGTTGACAGAGAGGCAATAGAGAATTTTGTTGCCGACAATAAACATATAACAACACTTAAACTTGGAAGATGCACTGAGGCGGTCAATACCTTCTTAAGGGCTTTGGAAGTAAATTCGAACTTCGATTCTTCTGCCTCTGCAATGCTTCTTCGGATACATGAGGAGCTCAAAAAATGA
- a CDS encoding phospho-acceptor domain-containing protein: MLSKRSLSTKIILMVECILLISSILFCSVSIYRSRVGIRKSIQQRMLDIANCASGSVSGEVMKKLSEDTVGSISYTKIYDTLAVFRDNVELEYVYCIKQVGEKEFIFTIDLDQVAPAKYGDPVKYTDALALAAKGRASVDEVPYTDQWGEFYSAYSPVFDAEGNVAGIVAVDFSVDWFEDQLSSQTRSTVIGYIIVLFISLLVGAVLSFTTVRPYVKAQAQLITEKIRAESANNAKSDFLANMSHEIRTPINAVLGMNEMIIRENHKAMDLAASDPMLVQDSLENISVYAGDVKKAGHNLLAIVNDILDFSKIEAGRMDLLEAPYQLSSLLNDINNMVLFKAQDKGLKFTVEVDPSIPDELSGDEVRIRQIFTNLLNNAVKYTDKGSVSLKIRSKKLENNKLNLVIIVWDTGIGIKPEDREVLFNKFERLEMDRNSTVEGTGLGLAITKRLIDLMGGTIEVESEYGKGSIFTVTIPQAVVSGEPIGDFQTRLKERLPGDRPYRESFRAPDANILIVDDTRINLTVAVNLLKNTKIKIDTATSGAEAVEKASKTGYDIIFMDQRMPEMDGTEAFHKIRDDENGASKDVPVVCLTADAVIGAKEKYLAEGFSDYLTKPIDNYALEKMIMKYLPEDKFERVTDDPLTSAMKEEAGDDEFAILRSVGIEPKAGLKYCQDDEELYRSLLSEYAYGEIEKAHNLQKSYDNENWNDYSIYVHALKSSSKMIGASALSMRAAKLEAAANAEDGGTIKTEHSSLMEEYEVVTAVIRSVFPKPELMNEDSNITEFPADDEIMEFLPSEDND, from the coding sequence GTGTTATCTAAACGAAGTCTTTCAACAAAGATAATACTGATGGTTGAGTGCATTCTGCTTATCTCGAGTATCCTTTTCTGCTCGGTTTCCATCTACAGGTCCAGAGTAGGTATCCGCAAGTCCATCCAGCAGCGCATGCTCGATATCGCTAACTGTGCTTCTGGCTCTGTCAGTGGTGAGGTTATGAAGAAACTGTCCGAAGATACTGTCGGAAGTATTTCCTATACCAAGATCTACGATACTCTGGCGGTATTCAGAGATAACGTTGAACTTGAATATGTATACTGCATTAAGCAGGTCGGTGAAAAAGAATTCATCTTCACGATAGACTTAGACCAGGTAGCGCCTGCTAAATATGGCGATCCTGTTAAATATACTGACGCTCTGGCGCTTGCAGCAAAGGGCAGGGCATCAGTAGATGAGGTGCCTTATACTGACCAGTGGGGAGAATTTTACAGCGCGTACAGCCCGGTATTTGATGCTGAAGGCAATGTGGCCGGAATCGTGGCGGTGGACTTTTCAGTGGACTGGTTTGAGGACCAGCTGTCTTCTCAGACACGTTCTACGGTTATTGGTTATATAATCGTTCTTTTTATATCGCTACTTGTAGGTGCTGTCCTGTCTTTTACTACTGTAAGGCCTTATGTTAAAGCGCAGGCACAGCTCATTACCGAGAAGATCCGTGCCGAGAGCGCAAATAATGCAAAGAGCGACTTCCTCGCAAACATGTCTCATGAGATCAGAACACCGATCAATGCGGTCCTCGGCATGAATGAGATGATCATACGTGAGAACCATAAGGCTATGGATCTTGCAGCGAGCGATCCGATGCTGGTTCAGGACTCTTTGGAGAATATCAGCGTTTATGCAGGCGACGTTAAAAAGGCCGGGCATAATCTTCTTGCAATCGTTAACGATATCCTTGATTTTTCGAAGATCGAGGCGGGCCGTATGGACCTTTTAGAAGCGCCTTACCAGTTAAGTTCGCTCCTTAACGACATCAATAACATGGTCCTTTTCAAGGCTCAGGATAAGGGCCTCAAGTTTACAGTCGAAGTCGATCCTTCGATCCCTGATGAACTGTCGGGCGATGAGGTCAGGATCCGTCAGATCTTTACGAACCTTTTAAATAACGCCGTAAAGTATACTGACAAAGGTTCTGTAAGCCTTAAGATCAGGAGTAAAAAGCTCGAAAACAATAAGCTTAACCTGGTGATAATCGTTTGGGATACCGGCATCGGCATTAAGCCTGAAGACAGGGAGGTGCTTTTCAATAAGTTCGAGCGCCTTGAGATGGATCGAAACAGCACGGTTGAAGGAACCGGCTTAGGTCTTGCAATCACTAAGCGTCTTATTGATCTCATGGGCGGAACTATCGAAGTTGAGAGCGAATACGGCAAAGGTTCTATTTTCACTGTTACCATTCCTCAGGCGGTCGTTTCCGGAGAGCCTATAGGCGATTTCCAGACGCGCCTTAAAGAGCGCCTGCCGGGCGACAGGCCTTACAGGGAATCTTTCAGGGCACCTGATGCCAATATCCTGATCGTTGATGATACGAGGATCAATCTGACGGTTGCCGTTAACCTCCTGAAAAACACGAAGATTAAGATCGATACTGCAACGTCCGGCGCTGAAGCTGTTGAGAAGGCTTCGAAGACCGGATATGACATTATCTTTATGGACCAGCGTATGCCTGAGATGGACGGAACGGAAGCTTTCCATAAGATCCGTGATGACGAAAACGGAGCGAGCAAAGATGTTCCTGTAGTCTGCCTTACAGCAGATGCCGTAATCGGCGCAAAGGAAAAGTATCTTGCTGAGGGCTTTTCTGATTATCTTACAAAGCCTATCGATAACTATGCGCTCGAAAAGATGATCATGAAATACCTGCCTGAAGATAAGTTTGAGCGCGTCACAGATGATCCGCTCACATCTGCGATGAAAGAAGAAGCAGGTGATGATGAATTTGCAATCCTCCGTTCAGTCGGAATCGAGCCTAAGGCAGGACTTAAGTACTGCCAGGACGATGAGGAGTTGTACCGTTCACTCCTTTCTGAATATGCGTATGGCGAGATCGAGAAAGCCCATAATCTCCAGAAGAGCTACGATAATGAGAACTGGAACGATTATTCGATCTATGTGCATGCTTTGAAGAGCTCATCGAAGATGATCGGAGCATCAGCACTTTCTATGCGTGCGGCAAAATTGGAGGCCGCTGCAAATGCTGAAGACGGCGGAACGATAAAGACAGAACACAGCAGCCTTATGGAAGAATATGAGGTAGTAACTGCAGTTATAAGATCTGTTTTCCCTAAGCCTGAACTGATGAATGAAGACAGCAATATAACGGAATTCCCGGCTGATGATGAGATCATGGAATTTCTGCCGAGCGAAGACAACGATTAA